In Misgurnus anguillicaudatus chromosome 5, ASM2758022v2, whole genome shotgun sequence, a genomic segment contains:
- the plekha2 gene encoding pleckstrin homology domain-containing family A member 2 — translation MPYQDRQNRTCGFLDIEENENSDRFFRRYFILDTHKNFLSWYMDNPQNLPVGTECVGSLRLSYISKVNEASLKQKPKAVFCFVINALSRRYYLQANDEVDLKEWVVALNNATKITVPKGSPVARSSDVTTVSNPSQSTSGLAYETKIVGGVVVHTPVQQSETDDVFTSDLGSHVTLRRCQSVRPNILRSGYCVKQGNVRKSWKRRFFILDDQNVSYYKSETDKEPLRSIKLKDVLKVNECLVKSGELLCRDNLFEIITSTRTFYIQTDTPEDMKGWIKDIGTKIQDFRGLSKCRSSGKVFSTQGKPQLVKSTSMANSWQPWTPVPSQEQRLKEEGPYCSLPSLSHTGQVSQSQTRQRHHSQPQFGPTDTDIPDNFDNLRTTDV, via the exons ATGCCTTACCAGGATAGACAAAACCGGACCTGTGGATTCCTGGATATTGAGGAAAATGAGAACAGTGATAGGTTTTTCCGGCGTTATTTTATCTTGGATACTCATAAGAATTTCCTGTCATGGTACATGGACAATCCACAG aatttacCTGTTGGAACAGAATGTGTTGGAAGTTTGCGTCTCAGTTACATTTCAAAG GTTAATGAAGCATCGCTGAAGCAGAAACCGAAGGCGGTGTTCTGCTTTG TAATAAATGCATTGTCCAGACGGTATTACCTGCAGGCAAATGATGAAGTGGACTTGAAGGAGTGGGTTGTCGCCTTGAATAATGCTACCAAAATTACG GTTCCCAAAGGATCACCAGTCGCCCGCAGCTCTGATGTCACAACTGTTTCGAACCCGAGTCAGTCAACATCTGGACTGGCGTACGAAACAAAAATCGTCGGGGGTGTGGTTGTGCACACACCTGTCCAGCAG AGCGAGACTGACGACGTCTTTACGAGTGACCTTGGCTCACATGTCACTTTAAGGAGATGCCAGAGCGTGCGGCCAAATATCCTGAGGTCTGGTTACTGTGTCAAACAAGGCAATGTG AGAAAGAGTTGGAAGAGAAGATTTTTTATTCTAGATGACCAAAATGTGAGCTATTATAAATCTGAAAC GGATAAGGAACCATTGCGCAGTATTAAATTGAAGGATGTACTTAAAGTAAATGAGTGCCTTGTAAAATCAGG GGAACTGCTATGCCGCGACAATCTGTTTGAAATCATCACGAGTACCAGAACCTTTTACATCCAG ACAGACACCCCAGAGGACATGAAAGGCTGGATCAAGGATATTGGCACAAAAATTCAAGACTTCAGAGGactatctaag TGTCGTAGTTCCGGCAAAGTCTTTTCTACGCAAGGCAAACCTCAGCTTGTGAAGTCAACCTCCATGGCCAATTCGTGGCAGCCCTGGACGCCTGTACCGAGTCAGGAGCAGCGTTTAAAGGAAGAGGGCCCGTACTGCTCTCTCCCATCGCTCTCGCACACAGGCCAAGTGTCTCAGTCACAAACTCGACAACGGCACCACTCGCAGCCTCAGTTCGGTCCCACTGACACAGACATTCCAGACAACTTCGACAATCTCCGCACCACTGATGTTTAG
- the asb13b gene encoding ankyrin repeat and SOCS box protein 13 — MEFEITRARPSLFGDIAHGLGFWTDRSAVHEAAAQGRAVQLQKLIENGASVNIVAVDSITPLHEACIQGHTQCVKLLLDAGAHVDARNIDGSTPLCDACAAGSLECVKLLLDHGATVNPPLFTFSPLHEACMGGNSKCVQLMIDKGALMEAHDCHFGTPLHVACARQHVDCVKVLLNAGANVNAAKIHETALHHAAKVKNLELIELLVQYGGNIFARDNLGKKPLQYTRPGSPSARCIEVYESTPLTLQQLCRIAVRNALGKRARMVLTQLGLPNRIVCFMSYSPPAPSLELFTSL; from the exons ATGGAGTTTGAAATAACGCGCGCGAGGCCGTCGCTTTTTGGAGATATTG CACATGGTTTGGGCTTCTGGACGGATCGCTCGGCAGTTCACGAGGCTGCGGCTCAGGGCAGAGCTGTACAGCTGCAGAAGTTAATTGAGAACGGAGCGTCTGTCAACATCGTGGCTGTGGACTCTATCACACCTCTTCATGAAGCCTGTATACAGGGTCATACACAATGTGTCAAGCTGCTCCTGGATGCTGGAGCTCAC GTTGATGCTCGTAACATAGACGGCAGCACTCCATTATGTGACGCCTGTGCTGCTGGGAGTCTGGAGTGTGTGAAGTTGCTGTTAGATCATGGAGCCACAGTCAACCCTCCACTATTCACCTTCTCACCTCTTCACGAGGCCTGCATGGGCG GTAACTCAAAATGTGTCCAGCTCATGATAGATAAAGGTGCTTTAATGGAAGCCCACGACTGTCACTTTGGTACTCCGCTGCATGTGGCATGTGCCAGGCAACATGTCGACTGTGTCAAGGTTCTGCTCAATGCAG GTGCAAATGTAAATGCTGCCAAGATCCATGAGACGGCACTGCATCACgccgccaaagttaaaaatcTGGAACTAATTGAGCTTTTGGTACAATATGGAGGAAATATTTTTGCCAGAGACAACCTCGGCAAAAAGCCTCTTCAGTACACCAGACCCGGTTCACCATCCGCCCGCTGCATAGAGGTTTatgaat CCACACCCCTGACTCTTCAGCAGTTATGCAGAATTGCTGTCAGAAATGCTCTTGGAAAAAGGGCACGGATGGTGTTGACTCAACTGGGTCTCCCGAATCGAATCGTTTGTTTCATGTCTTACTCGCCGCCTGCCCCTTCCCTGGAACTCTTCACCTCTTTATGA